In Candidatus Bathyarchaeia archaeon, a genomic segment contains:
- a CDS encoding DMT family transporter produces the protein MLATVLSGILFGTTVPMIKLGLSLLPADLFVALRFSLASALVLLFLRRKGWVDWTLLRAKPIWLVGFFNAFGYVLQFQGQRFTTSADAALIIGTAALMIPVLSWARGIEKIAAKKGVGVLAGFVGASLVVTRGEVVSLGQAEFLGDVLILGTAVTIALVFIYSKDLVVRKGGRAVTGGMILITSVLLLLAIPLDLGSSVNFGWEAVFYVVFLAVVATLGAYYFLMKGLETVSPTVSSIILPIEVIVAVALSVMIFNDPFNIYSGTGALLIVAGVLLVSSSL, from the coding sequence ATACTTGCAACAGTTCTCTCGGGGATATTGTTCGGCACCACCGTGCCGATGATCAAGCTTGGGCTAAGTCTCCTTCCCGCGGATCTCTTCGTCGCCCTCCGATTTTCACTAGCTTCTGCTCTCGTTCTATTGTTTCTTCGTCGGAAAGGATGGGTTGACTGGACTCTTCTCCGAGCAAAGCCCATCTGGCTCGTGGGATTTTTCAACGCTTTCGGATATGTGCTGCAGTTTCAGGGACAGAGGTTCACAACGTCCGCTGATGCCGCTCTGATCATAGGTACAGCGGCACTGATGATCCCTGTCTTATCGTGGGCTCGCGGAATCGAGAAGATTGCCGCCAAGAAGGGTGTCGGGGTATTGGCAGGATTCGTCGGAGCGAGTTTAGTAGTGACGCGGGGTGAGGTGGTAAGCTTGGGCCAAGCAGAGTTTCTTGGCGATGTCCTGATACTTGGTACTGCTGTCACTATAGCATTGGTCTTCATTTATTCTAAAGATCTCGTTGTCCGGAAGGGAGGACGAGCGGTCACTGGGGGTATGATCCTGATCACGAGTGTCCTTCTTCTTCTCGCAATTCCCCTGGACCTAGGCAGCTCCGTTAATTTTGGTTGGGAAGCGGTCTTCTATGTTGTGTTCCTTGCTGTGGTTGCAACACTTGGAGCGTACTATTTCCTGATGAAAGGACTAGAAACAGTGTCTCCGACGGTATCCTCGATCATTCTCCCGATCGAGGTGATAGTTGCCGTCGCGTTATCAGTGATGATATTCAATGACCCATTCAACATCTACTCAGGAACGGGCGCCCTATTGATTGTCGCTGGCGTCTTACTAGTCTCGTCTTCTCTTTAG
- a CDS encoding nucleotide exchange factor GrpE has translation MGEKKRHLATETVEAQPPSKKPREGEDPETVLAELRAELGKEKAKSEDYLRRLQYLQADFENYRKRVEKEMSDNRQFGNQRLLSDLLVVNDELELALREAEESKENPTIVEGVEMVHKRLQSILSKEGVAKIPSLGSKFNPDLHDAALRVLSDKEEGTIMEEIRQGYTLKGKVLRPSIVKVAENSAERESKSEKSPLEEVGDHE, from the coding sequence GTGGGGGAGAAGAAGAGACACCTAGCGACTGAAACCGTAGAAGCTCAACCACCCTCCAAGAAACCGCGGGAAGGGGAAGACCCGGAGACTGTGTTGGCCGAGCTCAGGGCAGAGTTAGGGAAAGAGAAGGCGAAATCCGAGGATTATCTGCGGCGTCTGCAGTATCTTCAGGCCGATTTCGAAAACTACAGAAAGAGAGTAGAGAAGGAGATGTCCGACAACCGACAGTTCGGAAACCAGCGCCTCCTATCTGACCTCCTAGTGGTCAACGACGAGCTGGAGCTAGCGCTCAGAGAGGCGGAGGAGAGCAAGGAGAACCCGACAATAGTTGAGGGGGTCGAGATGGTCCACAAACGGTTACAGAGCATCCTGTCGAAAGAGGGTGTGGCGAAGATCCCGAGCCTTGGGTCAAAGTTCAACCCCGACCTCCACGACGCCGCGCTTCGAGTCCTGTCTGACAAGGAAGAGGGAACGATAATGGAGGAGATCCGGCAAGGATACACGTTGAAGGGCAAGGTTCTCCGGCCTAGCATTGTCAAGGTGGCGGAGAATTCGGCTGAGCGTGAGTCTAAATCCGAGAAGTCACCTCTAGAGGAGGTCGGGGACCATGAGTAA
- the dnaK gene encoding molecular chaperone DnaK has translation MSKPEIEKIIGIDLGTTNSAAAIMEAGRPVVIPSAEGQTAAGKMFPSVIAFTKEGQLIVGEPAKRQAATNPDGTIIEIKRKMGTDYKVHIAGKDYTPQQLSAFILQKIRQDAETFLGRSTKKAVITVPAHFNDNQRQATKDAGEIAGFEVARIINEPTAACLAYGLDKADKEMKIMVFSFGGGTHDVTLMDFGGGVFQVLATSGDTQTGGTDIDNALVEYLLTEFQRQTGISLRNDRVAMTRLKEAAEKAKIELSTLLTTDVDLPFISTDSSQPKHLHTTVTRAKLEELANPIVRRVETPIKRTLDDAKLTPKDVDRIILIGGQTRMPLVRKFVEDIIGKQAERGVDPMECVAVGAAIQGAVLAGEVKDILLLDVTPLSLGVETLGGVATKIMERNTTIPTKRSQIFSTAADSQTTVTIHVLQGERAMAADNISLGMFNLTGIPPAPRGIPQIEVTFDIDANGILNVSAKDLATSKENKITIAASTKLSKDQKEKMVHEAEQFADQDKKRKEEVELRNTAESMLYTADKTKDELKDKITKEQVETIDKAAGVLRAALSGKEFDKIKSASDDLSRILQKIGAEIYQKVTAQKPGEQAQQAATPEANPSKDDNVVDAEFREVKDEGSR, from the coding sequence ATGAGTAAGCCTGAGATTGAGAAGATCATAGGAATAGACCTTGGAACGACGAATTCGGCTGCCGCGATAATGGAAGCTGGACGCCCAGTCGTCATTCCAAGTGCTGAGGGACAGACTGCTGCTGGGAAGATGTTCCCATCGGTCATCGCGTTCACCAAAGAGGGACAATTGATAGTAGGTGAGCCTGCTAAGAGGCAGGCGGCTACGAACCCTGACGGAACGATTATCGAGATCAAGAGGAAGATGGGCACTGACTACAAAGTCCACATCGCCGGGAAAGACTACACTCCACAACAGCTTTCCGCGTTCATCCTCCAAAAGATACGACAAGACGCGGAGACATTTCTTGGACGTTCGACGAAGAAGGCAGTAATCACCGTCCCTGCCCACTTCAACGATAACCAGCGACAAGCAACCAAGGACGCTGGAGAAATCGCCGGCTTCGAGGTTGCCAGAATAATCAACGAACCCACCGCCGCGTGTCTCGCCTATGGGCTGGACAAGGCAGACAAAGAGATGAAGATCATGGTGTTCAGCTTCGGCGGCGGAACACACGACGTAACTCTCATGGATTTCGGTGGCGGAGTCTTCCAGGTCCTCGCAACCAGCGGAGACACTCAGACAGGCGGGACAGACATTGACAATGCGCTCGTCGAGTACTTGCTCACCGAGTTTCAGCGCCAGACAGGCATAAGCCTCCGAAACGACCGCGTGGCCATGACCCGGCTCAAGGAAGCCGCGGAAAAGGCGAAGATAGAACTCTCCACTCTACTCACAACAGATGTCGATCTGCCCTTCATCTCAACAGACTCCTCCCAACCTAAACATCTCCACACGACCGTGACTAGGGCTAAGCTAGAAGAGCTCGCTAATCCTATTGTACGAAGAGTTGAGACCCCGATCAAGAGGACTCTCGACGATGCGAAACTTACGCCCAAAGACGTGGACAGGATCATACTCATCGGTGGCCAGACCCGCATGCCCCTGGTCCGAAAATTTGTCGAGGACATAATTGGCAAGCAAGCAGAGCGCGGAGTCGACCCGATGGAGTGCGTCGCCGTGGGCGCAGCAATTCAAGGCGCAGTTCTCGCAGGAGAAGTCAAGGACATACTCCTCCTAGACGTCACACCACTGTCGCTCGGCGTCGAAACACTGGGAGGCGTCGCCACAAAGATTATGGAGCGAAACACGACCATCCCAACAAAACGCAGTCAGATATTCTCGACAGCAGCCGACTCCCAAACCACGGTCACTATCCATGTCCTTCAAGGAGAGCGCGCCATGGCCGCGGACAACATCTCCCTAGGAATGTTCAACCTAACAGGAATTCCCCCAGCTCCGAGAGGCATTCCTCAGATCGAAGTGACCTTCGACATCGACGCTAATGGAATCCTGAATGTGTCCGCGAAGGACCTAGCCACGTCCAAAGAGAATAAGATCACAATCGCAGCCTCGACCAAACTCTCGAAAGATCAAAAGGAGAAAATGGTCCATGAAGCCGAGCAGTTCGCGGATCAAGACAAGAAACGAAAGGAAGAGGTAGAGCTCAGAAACACCGCGGAAAGTATGCTGTACACCGCCGACAAGACAAAAGACGAACTGAAAGACAAGATTACGAAAGAACAGGTCGAAACCATCGACAAAGCAGCAGGCGTTCTAAGGGCAGCGTTGTCAGGTAAGGAATTTGACAAGATAAAGTCGGCTAGCGACGATCTTTCACGGATTCTCCAGAAGATAGGCGCCGAGATCTACCAAAAGGTCACGGCCCAGAAGCCGGGAGAACAAGCCCAACAGGCAGCCACTCCTGAAGCCAATCCGTCTAAGGATGATAACGTGGTAGATGCGGAGTTCAGAGAGGTAAAGGACGAAGGCTCTCGGTAG
- the dnaJ gene encoding molecular chaperone DnaJ: protein MEKRDYYDVLGVPRNASKDDIKGSYRKLALQYHPDRNKAPEATEKFKEISEAYAILSDEEKRKQYDQFGREGIYQKYNTEDIFRGADFDSIFRDMGFGGFGGGFSSFVERILGGFGGFQNFESPTAPSRGEDLLYDLQITFDEAAHGATREIEVPRLGECEECNGTGAQPGSSRKTCSTCHGRGQVQTVRRAGFAQLVQITACPKCRGEGSIVDKPCKNCGGNGLSRTRTKLQVKVPPGADEGQSLRIRGEGNAAQGGRSGDLYVRIRLRPHAEFKREGDNILYETRVSFPKAALGGELQVPSIDGKAQLKIPPGTKPGTVFRLEGKGFPRIGGWGRGDELVRIDVEIPRDLSRRQRELLTELARELGEKP from the coding sequence ATGGAGAAGCGAGACTATTATGACGTGCTCGGGGTTCCTCGAAACGCGTCTAAAGACGACATAAAGGGCTCCTACCGGAAACTCGCCTTACAATATCACCCAGACAGGAATAAGGCGCCTGAGGCTACTGAGAAGTTCAAAGAAATCTCAGAAGCCTACGCGATATTGTCGGATGAGGAGAAGCGGAAACAGTACGACCAGTTCGGGCGAGAGGGAATCTACCAGAAATACAACACCGAAGATATTTTCCGAGGCGCGGACTTCGATTCCATCTTCAGAGACATGGGTTTCGGAGGTTTCGGAGGCGGGTTCAGCAGTTTTGTGGAACGGATTCTCGGCGGATTCGGAGGGTTCCAGAATTTCGAAAGCCCAACCGCCCCGTCCAGAGGCGAGGACCTGCTTTACGATTTACAGATCACTTTCGACGAGGCCGCGCACGGTGCAACAAGGGAGATAGAGGTTCCGCGGCTGGGAGAGTGCGAGGAATGCAACGGGACCGGAGCCCAGCCCGGAAGCTCAAGGAAGACTTGTAGCACCTGTCACGGTCGAGGCCAAGTCCAGACAGTGCGTCGAGCGGGGTTCGCCCAGCTTGTCCAGATAACTGCCTGCCCCAAATGTAGAGGAGAGGGAAGCATAGTTGACAAACCGTGCAAGAACTGTGGAGGAAACGGACTGTCACGAACTAGAACCAAACTCCAAGTGAAGGTTCCCCCCGGAGCCGACGAAGGCCAGAGCCTCCGCATACGTGGAGAAGGTAATGCTGCTCAGGGAGGTCGGAGTGGAGATCTCTATGTTCGTATAAGATTGAGGCCACACGCAGAGTTCAAGCGTGAAGGAGACAACATTCTCTACGAAACCAGAGTTAGTTTTCCGAAAGCCGCCCTCGGCGGAGAACTACAAGTGCCCTCAATTGATGGAAAGGCACAGCTAAAGATCCCGCCCGGAACAAAACCGGGAACAGTGTTTCGCCTAGAAGGCAAGGGCTTCCCTAGAATTGGAGGATGGGGAAGAGGAGATGAGCTTGTGAGAATCGATGTTGAAATTCCTAGAGATCTCTCTCGTCGTCAGAGAGAACTATTAACTGAGCTCGCCAGAGAACTGGGAGAGAAGCCCTAG
- a CDS encoding ATP-NAD kinase family protein — translation MHKVGFLVNPIAGMGGAVGLKGTDGKKTLREAIRKGARPVSPEKGLRFLEEIQRRNSRIEFLVAPGSMGETVANQLKLEHKPIGQIGRTTDYDDSIRITRQMRKKGTNLIVFCGGDGTARDVLKGVSQDTPVLGVPTGVKIYSSVFAINPTAAAESTVAFLEGKTPKRLGEVVDVDEAAFRKDRLSVKLFGYLTTPDTGPLMQGSKSATGLSEDAELDAIAEYFVEEIEPDSTYILGPGSTVERIARRLGVKKTLLGVDAARGNGKLLGQDMNETSLLSLVNQSSTKIVISPIGGQGYLFGRGNQQISPEVIRRAGVENIMVVGSRSKIEALYPRRLLTDSGDEEMDRLLRGYRRVITGYAEEMVVKVE, via the coding sequence GTGCACAAAGTAGGCTTTCTCGTCAACCCGATCGCCGGAATGGGAGGAGCAGTAGGGCTCAAGGGTACTGACGGAAAGAAAACACTGCGTGAGGCAATACGAAAAGGCGCCAGACCCGTGTCTCCCGAGAAAGGCTTGAGATTCCTGGAAGAGATACAACGACGAAACAGCCGGATCGAATTCCTGGTCGCTCCTGGAAGCATGGGAGAAACCGTCGCAAACCAACTGAAACTCGAGCATAAACCAATCGGACAAATTGGAAGAACAACTGACTACGATGATAGCATTCGAATCACACGTCAAATGAGAAAGAAAGGAACAAACTTGATCGTCTTTTGCGGCGGTGACGGAACAGCGCGAGATGTGCTGAAGGGAGTCAGCCAAGACACTCCGGTTCTAGGTGTTCCAACCGGGGTCAAAATCTACTCGTCAGTCTTCGCTATCAATCCTACCGCCGCCGCGGAATCTACAGTCGCGTTCCTTGAAGGTAAAACTCCAAAGAGATTGGGTGAAGTCGTTGATGTAGACGAAGCAGCGTTCAGAAAAGATCGGTTGTCGGTCAAACTGTTCGGATATCTTACAACTCCCGACACGGGGCCTCTGATGCAAGGATCGAAATCGGCTACGGGATTGTCCGAAGATGCCGAATTGGACGCGATCGCTGAATACTTCGTAGAAGAGATCGAACCAGACAGCACCTACATTCTAGGTCCCGGTTCAACGGTGGAACGTATCGCCAGGCGTTTGGGAGTCAAGAAGACGCTTCTTGGAGTTGACGCGGCGCGGGGAAATGGGAAGCTATTAGGGCAGGACATGAACGAGACATCCTTGCTGAGCCTAGTCAACCAGAGTTCTACGAAGATCGTGATTTCCCCGATTGGTGGACAGGGCTACTTGTTCGGACGGGGAAACCAACAGATTAGCCCAGAAGTAATCCGCAGGGCAGGTGTTGAGAACATTATGGTGGTTGGATCGAGAAGCAAGATCGAAGCCCTGTATCCGAGACGTCTTCTCACTGACTCGGGTGATGAGGAGATGGATCGACTTCTCCGAGGTTACCGGCGAGTAATCACAGGATACGCAGAGGAAATGGTCGTCAAAGTAGAATAG
- the ileS gene encoding isoleucine--tRNA ligase — MTPGIVGKLTREYDPHRTEQETLNWWSTNRTYQKTKKKLAKRPKFYFLDGPPYVTNAPHVGLAWNKTLKDIVIRYHRMRGYNVHDQPGYDCHGLPVEVLIEKSLKLTSKKDIENVVGVDRFIAVCKKFAEENVQAQTGVLKDLGIWMDWDNPYLTYRDDYIESVWWTIKRAQEKRLLYKALKVVHWCPRCETALAGYEVTDEYRSVQDYSIYVKLPLVDKPGAFILIWTTTPWTLPANLGVMVHPDKTYVLVDVEGDKLILAKERLEQVLGVRGYKILEEYLGRELEGVQYRPPLQEETQVQIGADRHQILLSGEHVSMSDGTGAVHTAPGHGEEDFEVGTKYGLPAFSPVDPSGRFTKEAGKYAGLSVRDANRVIIEDLRAKNLLWKEETIEHSYPHCWRCKTALILRATDQWFVKVTSIKKKMLAENEKVRWVPEWAGSKRFHDWLEGARDWVISRQRYWGVPLPVWTCEQCGEHTVVGSKAELVKLALHAPKQFELHRNGVDKIQVKCKSCGGNAKREPDILDVWMDSGTASWASLGYPRNSIELKRWWPADLILEAHDQTRGWFYNQLVPSIVAFNRSPYRTVLMHGHTLDQEGEKMSKSKGNFVSPGDVVAKYGRDALRFYTVQSTLWEDFQFSWNAVEVAAKDLQIAWNVLSFATLYMHLDKFKPDLWSVRRAWTNLRPEDKWLVSRSESLLKDVTGNMQGLELHLALRKLRAFAIDDLSHWYIRLVRRRFWQEKQNKDKLASYAALHYALKTWLILSSPFIPLFTEKVYQQAFRRTAKSDLESIHMSSWPNSSPRWINKRLEGNMEIVQQVSAASSSARQSKKLKLRQPVAKILIVTNSAKVTRAVKSLRPLFLQQTNSKDIQLVGHAEEEQLKRLIAEPNFKGLGPVFKGDANKVAEALRSADGRQLFQAFQNNKSYPLKVDDRDYTITDQMVSFKEEMPENFAMGSFEDGRVYIDLTIPKELMREGLVREIVRRLQEMRKRLDLPVDAFVEAYVTIPDAQKLEWMEDERDYLMEEVRADALHLLRPDQEKPKANAEENWDIEGQTFQMGLLLKKTNVSNA, encoded by the coding sequence ATGACTCCTGGAATTGTGGGGAAACTCACCAGGGAATACGATCCTCACCGGACCGAGCAGGAAACGCTCAACTGGTGGAGTACTAACCGGACTTATCAAAAGACCAAGAAGAAACTCGCCAAACGGCCCAAATTCTACTTTCTCGACGGTCCACCATACGTAACCAACGCTCCCCATGTAGGACTTGCGTGGAACAAGACACTCAAAGATATCGTGATCAGGTACCATAGGATGCGAGGCTACAATGTCCACGATCAGCCGGGCTATGACTGCCACGGTCTCCCTGTTGAAGTGCTCATCGAAAAATCGTTGAAGCTAACCTCGAAAAAGGACATCGAGAACGTTGTGGGAGTAGACCGATTCATCGCCGTATGCAAAAAGTTCGCGGAAGAAAACGTCCAAGCCCAAACCGGGGTCCTGAAAGACCTCGGAATCTGGATGGACTGGGACAACCCCTACTTGACATACAGGGATGACTACATCGAATCTGTCTGGTGGACGATCAAGAGAGCCCAAGAGAAACGTCTTCTCTACAAGGCTTTGAAAGTGGTCCACTGGTGCCCGCGTTGCGAGACAGCCCTCGCAGGATACGAGGTCACAGACGAGTACAGATCCGTTCAAGACTATTCGATCTATGTGAAACTCCCGCTAGTCGACAAACCGGGAGCGTTCATACTCATCTGGACAACAACCCCCTGGACACTGCCAGCAAACCTCGGCGTGATGGTTCACCCAGACAAGACCTACGTCCTAGTCGATGTTGAGGGAGACAAGCTCATACTCGCCAAAGAGAGGCTTGAACAAGTCCTAGGAGTGCGAGGCTACAAGATTCTGGAAGAGTATCTGGGACGAGAACTGGAAGGCGTTCAGTATCGTCCACCACTCCAGGAAGAGACTCAAGTCCAAATCGGTGCAGACCGACATCAAATCCTACTCAGCGGGGAACATGTGTCAATGTCCGACGGAACCGGCGCCGTCCACACTGCCCCAGGGCACGGAGAAGAGGACTTCGAAGTTGGCACAAAATACGGACTACCAGCCTTCTCACCAGTAGACCCCTCGGGTCGTTTCACGAAGGAAGCGGGGAAGTACGCAGGGCTATCGGTTAGAGACGCAAACAGGGTGATCATCGAGGATCTCCGGGCGAAGAATCTTCTTTGGAAGGAGGAAACGATAGAGCACTCGTATCCTCACTGCTGGAGATGCAAGACAGCCCTCATCCTCAGAGCGACCGACCAGTGGTTTGTCAAAGTCACTTCAATCAAGAAAAAAATGCTCGCTGAGAACGAGAAAGTCCGGTGGGTGCCCGAATGGGCCGGGTCGAAGAGGTTCCACGACTGGTTGGAGGGCGCCAGGGACTGGGTAATATCACGTCAACGCTACTGGGGCGTCCCACTTCCAGTTTGGACCTGTGAGCAGTGCGGGGAGCATACCGTAGTTGGGTCGAAAGCAGAACTCGTCAAACTCGCTCTGCACGCACCCAAACAGTTCGAGCTACACAGGAACGGAGTCGACAAAATACAGGTCAAGTGCAAATCCTGCGGAGGAAATGCAAAAAGAGAACCGGACATTCTCGACGTCTGGATGGACTCGGGCACCGCATCCTGGGCTAGTCTCGGCTATCCAAGGAACTCTATTGAGTTGAAACGGTGGTGGCCCGCGGATCTTATCCTCGAAGCACATGATCAGACAAGAGGCTGGTTCTACAACCAGCTAGTTCCAAGCATAGTTGCTTTCAACCGAAGCCCATACCGAACGGTGCTGATGCATGGACATACCTTGGATCAAGAGGGGGAAAAAATGAGCAAGTCAAAGGGTAACTTCGTCAGCCCAGGTGATGTTGTAGCCAAGTATGGCCGTGATGCCCTTCGATTCTATACTGTTCAGTCAACTCTCTGGGAGGACTTCCAGTTCTCTTGGAACGCCGTTGAAGTTGCAGCAAAAGATCTCCAGATTGCCTGGAATGTCCTCTCGTTCGCAACTCTCTACATGCATCTCGACAAGTTCAAGCCGGATTTGTGGTCTGTTAGAAGAGCTTGGACAAATCTGAGGCCAGAAGACAAATGGCTGGTCTCCCGCAGCGAAAGCTTGCTGAAGGATGTGACGGGCAACATGCAAGGTCTCGAACTGCATCTTGCCCTGCGTAAACTGAGAGCATTCGCCATAGACGACTTGAGTCACTGGTACATTCGCCTCGTAAGACGAAGGTTCTGGCAAGAGAAACAAAACAAGGACAAGCTTGCCTCTTACGCGGCCCTCCACTACGCGCTGAAGACATGGCTAATCCTATCATCCCCGTTCATCCCACTCTTCACCGAGAAAGTCTACCAGCAAGCCTTTCGCAGAACTGCTAAGTCTGACCTAGAGAGCATTCACATGTCCTCTTGGCCAAACTCTAGTCCAAGGTGGATTAACAAGAGGCTAGAGGGGAACATGGAGATAGTGCAACAGGTCTCGGCTGCATCATCATCGGCCAGGCAATCGAAGAAGCTAAAATTACGCCAACCAGTCGCCAAGATCCTTATCGTTACCAATAGCGCCAAGGTAACGCGGGCGGTCAAGAGCCTCCGACCACTATTCCTACAACAGACAAACTCGAAAGACATCCAACTCGTCGGCCACGCTGAGGAAGAGCAACTGAAGAGGCTGATAGCTGAACCGAACTTCAAAGGACTCGGACCCGTTTTCAAGGGAGATGCCAACAAAGTCGCGGAAGCACTACGATCTGCAGACGGACGCCAGCTCTTTCAAGCGTTTCAAAACAACAAATCCTACCCGTTGAAAGTTGACGATCGAGACTACACAATTACCGATCAGATGGTCTCATTCAAAGAGGAAATGCCAGAGAACTTTGCAATGGGAAGTTTCGAAGATGGCCGGGTCTACATAGATCTAACCATTCCAAAGGAACTGATGAGAGAGGGCCTCGTTCGGGAAATCGTCAGACGATTACAAGAAATGAGGAAACGACTTGACCTCCCGGTCGACGCCTTCGTCGAAGCCTACGTGACCATCCCTGACGCACAAAAGCTGGAATGGATGGAAGACGAGCGAGATTACCTCATGGAAGAAGTCAGAGCAGACGCACTCCACCTCTTACGTCCCGACCAAGAAAAACCAAAAGCCAACGCCGAAGAAAACTGGGACATAGAAGGTCAGACGTTTCAAATGGGCCTACTGTTAAAGAAAACGAACGTTAGCAACGCCTGA
- a CDS encoding HIT family protein, whose translation MSRLQADCWMCQGILEPKNLVFYQSRVSVAKLNPDQAFEGYSFLTLKWHEEELYKLANKDRKQFLEDMSLVANALSKAFKPDKMNYELLGNAMPHLHWHLIPRYTSDPMWGRPIWAGSRRRKRLSGEEYELLTKRVEMALSTLKRRTTASD comes from the coding sequence TTGTCGCGTCTGCAGGCTGACTGCTGGATGTGCCAAGGTATCCTCGAGCCCAAGAATCTTGTCTTTTATCAGTCTAGGGTCTCGGTTGCGAAGCTGAATCCGGATCAGGCCTTCGAGGGGTATTCCTTTCTGACACTAAAGTGGCACGAAGAGGAACTCTACAAGCTCGCCAACAAGGATCGTAAGCAGTTTCTGGAAGATATGTCGCTCGTTGCAAACGCGCTCTCGAAGGCTTTCAAGCCTGACAAGATGAATTACGAGCTGCTCGGAAATGCAATGCCACATCTCCACTGGCACCTGATCCCAAGATACACGTCGGACCCTATGTGGGGGCGTCCGATCTGGGCTGGCAGTCGCCGTCGGAAGAGGTTGAGTGGGGAAGAATACGAGTTGTTAACGAAGAGGGTCGAAATGGCTCTTTCGACTCTCAAGAGAAGAACCACGGCAAGTGACTAG